In the Phaseolus vulgaris cultivar G19833 chromosome 7, P. vulgaris v2.0, whole genome shotgun sequence genome, one interval contains:
- the LOC137827828 gene encoding uncharacterized protein, which yields MASNSSSISQVASMATEICTQIASIFSKPTHPYPSPLDLLVTELASVASQNGRVFLYGVGREGLMLKALCMRLFHLGLSAHFIFDMTTPPIAAADLLIASAGPGGFSTVDALCAVARSHGGRVLLLTAQPESGSCVKHANVVAYVAAQTMANDADVAGDAKSRPLLPMGSVYEGALFVLFEMVVYKLGEALGESPEAVRSRHTNLE from the coding sequence ATGGCTTCTAATTCTAGTTCTATCTCCCAAGTGGCTTCAATGGCCACAGAAATCTGCACCCAAATAGCCTCTATTTTCTCAAAGCCCACCCATCCATACCCGTCACCACTGGACCTTTTGGTCACCGAGCTCGCCTCCGTTGCCTCTCAAAACGGCCGCGTTTTCCTTTACGGGGTAGGCCGCGAGGGCCTCATGCTCAAGGCCCTCTGCATGCGCCTCTTCCACCTGGGCCTCTCGGCCCACTTCATCTTCGACATGACCACTCCCCCAATCGCCGCCGCCGACCTCCTTATCGCCTCCGCCGGCCCCGGTGGCTTCTCCACCGTCGACGCCCTCTGCGCGGTGGCGCGCTCCCACGGCGGAAGGGTGCTGCTGCTTACTGCCCAGCCCGAGAGCGGGTCGTGCGTGAAACACGCTAACGTTGTGGCTTACGTGGCAGCGCAGACCATGGCCAATGATGCGGACGTAGCAGGGGATGCGAAATCTCGACCGTTGCTTCCAATGGGAAGTGTGTACGAAGGGGCGCTGTTTGTTCTGTTTGAGATGGTTGTTTACAAGTTGGGTGAGGCCTTGGGTGAGAGCCCTGAAGCCGTTCGATCTCGCCACACTAATCTTGAATGA
- the LOC137827829 gene encoding protein phosphatase inhibitor 2 yields the protein MKGHVRWNEANIGEIEANKPVRQKITEPKTPYHPMIDDESSPSPVRGGFDQCIEDQNHNANSEGNAFDNALCSRKGTRQSDGWTSSEDEVQETEDDEDKSLTFKEHRKAHYDEFLKVKELQQKASIIEDGSDEDNNAELTKAARENGSHSSTST from the exons ATGAA GGGACATGTAAGATGGAATGAGGCTAATATTGGAGAAATTGAAGCAAACAAACCCGTGAGGCAAAAAATTACTGAACCTAAGACTCCGTATCATCCTATGATTGATGATGAAA GTTCTCCATCCCCTGTTCGAGGAGGCTTTGACCAATGTATTGAAGATCAAAATCACAATGCAAATTCTGAAGGAAATGCTTTCGATAATGCGCTTTGTAGCAGAAAAGGAACTAGACAATCTGACGGCTGGACATCATCTGAGGATGAGGTACAAGAAACTGAAGACGACGAAG ATAAAAGTTTGACTTTTAAAGAGCACAGAAAGGCCCACTATGATGAATTCCTCAAAGTCAAAGAGCTGCAGCAGAAGGCTTCTATCATAGAGGATGGAAGTGACGAGGATAATAACGCTGAGCTTACCAAGGCTGCGAGGGAAAATGGCTCACATTCTTCAACAAGTACATGA
- the LOC137828031 gene encoding uncharacterized protein translates to MLAATIYLLPTTYNLLPATYYLLPATYSLQSATCNLVPVTYNQQLATCYLQPLTCYLQPVTCYLVPATCNLHPASNNQQPTTCYLVPTTSNLLPAMCYLLPDTCYLQSVTYYLLAATCYPISSTCYLLPTTRYLLPATYYLLPAIFYLLPATCYLLPVTCYLLPATFYLQLVTRNLLPATCNQQLVTCYLQPATYYLQPSTCNLLRATCNFQPATCYLQPTTCYLTYVICYLQPATCNLLPFTCYVLLATFYLLRATCYLQPTTYNLLTVTCYLHPSTCYLLPATCNL, encoded by the coding sequence ATGTTAGCTGCTACCATCTACTTACTACCTACTACCTacaacctgttacctgcaacatattacctactacctgctacctactcCCTGCAATCTGCTACATGCAACCTGGTGCCTGTTACCTACAACCAGCAacttgctacctgttacctacaACCTTTAACCTGTTACTTGCAACCTGTTACGTGTTATCTagtacctgcaacctgcaacctgcatCCTGCATCCAACAACCAACAACCTACTACATGCTACCTAGTACCTACAACCAgcaacttgctacctgcaatgtgctacctgctacctgacACATGTTACTTGCAATCTGTAACCTACTACTTGCTAGCTGCTACCTGCTACCCGATATcttctacctgctacctgctacctactacccGCTATcttctacctgctacctactacctacTACCCGCTATcttctacctgctacctgctacttgttacttgctacctgttacctgttatcTGCTACCAGCTACCTTCTACCTGCAACTTGTCACCcgcaacctactacctgcaacctgcaaccaacaacttgttacctgctacctgcaacctgcaacctactacctccaaccttctacctgcaacttgctacgTGCTACCTGTAACTTTCAACCAGCAACTTGCTACCTACAACCTACTACTTGCTACTTGACATATGTTATCTGCtacttgcaacctgctacctgcaacctgctaccttttACCTGTTACGTGCTACTTGCTACCTTTTACCTATTAcgtgctacctgttacctgcaacctactacctacaacctgctaACTGTAACCTGCTATCTGCATCCTTCTACAtgctacttgctacctgcaacctgcaacttGTAA